TAAAAGCAAGGGTTAGTTGGTAATATACTCTGAGATTGGGGAGATGATGagtaaaatacatctaataGGACCGGGAGGTATTTAAATGTAcataacttgctagattttgTATGTGACGCATTGATATGATATCACTAATATATTACGAATACTGAGTTACATGTCATGGGGAACTCAGTCCTAGTCACCTTCTCATATTGTTTATGACCTTAAGTCTGTTTCACTCTATTACtaaaattatttacttattaaaacaacaaaatctccatttactttatgcatttttactATCTGAAAATATTAACTACAACTGAGTTTAAGTGCCAGTAGACTTATTTCCTCCGAATTCCCTGATGGTTCGACCCCAACCTAGTTTGGTTCTATATTTGAAAGTGGccactttatacttcttaattgaagtgtaagtttgggcatatcaaattttggcatCGTTTCTGTAGAAAATGGATATGAAATATTCTATTAGTATTTATTTCGATTTGTAGTCTTATTTCCTAATGTTATTTTTGTTCGTGTAGGGTACATGTTTGTGCATGCCTAATATCAGAAGTAAGGCTGAACCACTATTCCCTTATGATCCTAAGTTACAGAAGTCTATTAGTAAAATGAACGCACAAGAGCGCGAGATATAAAGGTTGAGAGAGCTTGCAGAAGTTCAAGCTAGAGCCAATAATGGTAATAACAATAACCTAGgggatgaggaagaagatgtgGAAGATGCACCTCAGCATCCTCCACCAGTGCAAAGAGGTAGAGTGCAACAATGGCCTATTGATTTTGCTTTGTAAGATGATGATCCAGATATGGATGGAGTTGGAGCAACTGGGGCGATATTTTTTCCTCTACTACCGCTAGGCGTGAAGTTCACTATTACTAGCATTATGCTTCAGCTTTTGAACTTGAAAAGACTATTTAACGGGGCGACTGGAGATGATGCACATCAACATCTAATGAACTTTATAGCTACGTGCAAATCTTGTGACATCCTAGGGGTTAGCCAAATCGTGATTCACCTATGACTATTTCCATTGTCTCTATAGTGGGAGGCAATAAGGTGGCTAAATGAACTTATGCATGACCTGATCACCAATTGTCGGGAGTTGAAGGAagcatttttagaataattCTTTCCATTTTCAAAGAAGCTGCAGATTAAAGAGTGATCAATGGACATAAGTAACTCTCTCATGAAGTACTACATGACTCGTTGTTAAGATTTAGATAGATGTTGAAACAGTTCCCAAATCATAATCTGACAGACAAGCATTTGAAGGAGCTATTCTACAGACCATGCAACTTCATAACTAGGCCGGTTGTTGATCAAGTTTGTGGTGGATCGTTCATGTCTAAACCTTTATGGAATCATCAGTAATCTTGGATCAGGTTTCAAATACTAGCAGGTCttgacataaatatgattttgagGTAGGAGGTCTAAGTTATACATTCGAGATATCGGTTGAGCAGAGAAGGAGAGAAGAAGAGCAAGATCAGGACATGACTCACATAAAAATCCAAATAGATTTACTTATTAAACACTTGCCATCTAGAGGTGCTAAGAAATGTAAATATAGTTGGGGTTCAAACAGGTATGACGAGTCAAATATAGATTTTGAGGAGAAAGCAAAATACCTGAATAAATAGGGGTTTTCTGGAATTACAAATCTGGAAATCAAggtcaaaactttcaaaagAATGGATATTATGATCGAGCTGGCAACCATGACAAAGGGAACTTGTGCATGCCTAATATCAGAAGTAAGGTTGAACTACTATTCCCTTATGATCCTAAGTTACAGAAGTCTATTAGTAAAATGAACGCACAAGAGCGCGAGATATAAAGGTTGAGAGAGCTTGCAGAAGTTCAAGCTAGAGCCAATAATGGTAATAACAATAACCTAGgggatgaggaagaagatgtgGAAGATGCACCTCAACATCCTCCACCAGTGCAAAGAGGTAGAGTGCAACAATGGCCTATTAATTTTGCTTTGGAAGATGATGATCCAGATATGGATGGAGTTGGAGCAACTGGGGCGATATTTTTTCCTCTACTACTGCTAGGCGTGAAGTTCACTATTACTAGCATTATGCTTCAGCTTTTGAACTTGAAAAAACTATTTAACGGGGCGACTGGAGATGATGCACATCAACATCTAATGAACTTTATAGCTACGTGCAAATCTTGTGACATCCTAGGGGTTAGCCAAATCGTGATTCACCTATGACTATTTCCATTGTCTCTATAGTGGGAGGCAATAAAGTGGATAAATGAACTTATGCATGACCTGATCACCAATTGTCGGGAGTTGAAGGAAGCATTTTTAGTATAATTCTTTCCATTTTCAAAGAAGCTGCAGATTAAAGAGTGATCAATGCACATAAGTAACTCCCTCATGAAGTACTACATGACTCGTGGTTAAGATTTAGATAGATGTTGAAACAGTTCCCAAATCATAATCTGACAGACAAGCATTTGAAGGAGCTATTCTACAGATCGTGCAACTTTATAACTAGGCTGGTTGTTGATCAAACTTGTGGTGGATTGTTCATGTATAAACCTTTATGGAATCATCAGTAATCTTGGATCAGGTTTCAAATACTAGTAGGTCttgacataaatatgattttgagGTAGGAGGTCTAAGTTATACATTCGAGATATCGGTTGAGCAGAGAAGGAGAGAAGAAGAGCAAGATCAGGACATGACTCACATAAAAATCCAAATAGATTTACTTATTAAGCACTTACTATCTAGAGGTGCTAAGAAACGTAAATATAGTTGGGGTTCAAACAGGTATGACGAGTCAAATATAGATTTTGAGGAGAAAGCAAAATACCTGAATAAATAGGGGTTTTCTAGAATTACAAATCTGGAAATCAAggtcaaaactttcaaaagAATGGATATTATGATCGAGCTGGCAACCATGACAAAGGGAACTAGCAAAGCAAATATAATTtcaagaataatcaaaatggTGTGTATGTGTCTCCTGGGAATAGAGATCAAGCTGTGACTGGCTTTGGGAATTCAAAAATGAAAGATATGCTGACCAAGGTTCTGAAAAAGGTATAGTCAACAAATGTAGGTATCAAGGACTTGAAGGGAGTTATGTCTAATATGGGTCAGCTAGTAGATTCTCACTCTACTACTATCAAACAGTTGGAGCTCTATATGGCACAATTATTAATAACACTAAATCAAAGGAAGAATGGCATACTGCCTAGCACATTGTACAAAACCCAAGGAAAGACTAGCAATGTATGGTCATGATGATCAGAAGTGGTAAGATAATTTAGGGACCAACATCTACAGGTATTGAGCAGGAAAAGGATATTGCGTTCGACACTAATGACCAGAAAAAGAGTAGTACTCATGATATAATTCtggttgatgatgatgaagaggTTGAGGAGATGGTGGTATATCCAAATATGATAGAATTCAAAAGGTAAACATCCAGTGGAAGTAGAGGTAGCACAACTGTTGCCATAAATTCATAAATCAGCTTCTTCATTCCCACAGAGATGAAGAAGAAGGCTGAGGAtggaaaattcttgaaattcatcactATGCTGAAAGAGCTATCTATGAACATTCCATTGATAGAAGCATTGGAGCAAATCCCAGGGTATGCAAAGTTCATGAAATACCTAGTTACAAAGAAGAGGAAAGTCACTTTCGATCCCGTTGTTAACTTACACCATTGTAGTGCTATTGCTATAAGGTTATTGGTTGAAAATAAGGAGGATCCAGAATCATTCACTACTCCATGCACTCTCAGTGCATTCAATTTTGCAAGGACTTTATGCGACTTGGGAGCAAGTATCAATCTCATGCCACTTGTGATCTACAGAGAGTTGGTATTGGGAGCCTCCAAATCGACTATAATGAGGTTGTTAATGGCTTGCATATTAGTGAAAAAGCCTATAGGGATTCTATATAATGTCCTGGTGAGAGTTGACAAGATCATATTCCTTGTTGATTTTGTCATCTTTGACTATGAGGTAGACTTTGAAGTTCCCTCAACATTAGGAAGGCCATTTTTGGCCACAGAGCAGAGCTTTGATGGTTATGGAAAGAATCAAACTCACTATCAGACTTAAcaataataaagtaaaattCAATATGTGCAAAGCGATAAAGCAGCCTAGAGACATGATCATGATGTCCATGATCTATGTAGCTGAGGAAGCAGTTATTGAGGCATCTATTGAGGAAAGGTTCACTATCGAGACTTTGTCTGTTGTGATCATGAATTTTGAGGGTGATGTCTTAGAGGTGTTCGATGAGACTGTAAATGCTTTGTAAGACATGGGATCATATCCTTATGCTCCTAAAAATCTAGATCTTGATTTGAAGAATAAACTGACTCCTCCCGCCAAACCATCCATTGATAAGCCGCCTGTGCTTGAACTGAA
This Solanum dulcamara chromosome 1, daSolDulc1.2, whole genome shotgun sequence DNA region includes the following protein-coding sequences:
- the LOC129891844 gene encoding uncharacterized protein LOC129891844, with protein sequence MKKKAEDGKFLKFITMLKELSMNIPLIEALEQIPGYAKFMKYLVTKKRKVTFDPVVNLHHCSAIAIRLLVENKEDPESFTTPCTLSAFNFARTLCDLGASINLMPLVIYRELVLGASKSTIMRLLMACILVKKPIGILYNVLVRVDKIIFLVDFVIFDYEVDFEVPSTLGRPFLATEQSFDAEEAVIEASIEERFTIETLSVVIMNFEGDVLEVFDETVNAL